From one Triticum urartu cultivar G1812 chromosome 3, Tu2.1, whole genome shotgun sequence genomic stretch:
- the LOC125547235 gene encoding cysteine-rich receptor-like protein kinase 44 — protein MRPDPHSIITRLDEVELTDVSTETSEASSSVWHRRTLTADDLLQMLLDENAEPKALPLYLLEEITNYFSDDQEIGRGSIAVVYKGMLGNVTVAVKKLSGYLSERSFHQEVECLMKAKHKNIIRFLGYCSDTRGEMLSYKGKLVMADVQQRLLCFELLPRGSLSDYIIYASGGFEWRTRYKIIEGICQGLNYLHQNRILHLDLNPENILMDDNMVPKIGDFCLLTCFSQQQTHATRLAGRMGYMPPEYFNGTLTFQTDIYSLGVIIMEMLTGKKGYCDVEYILESWSNRIDMSLELEQVRVCAKIGIECTDFNPVRRPTIHHIIDRLVECDPFENEKSGELHHAAALIKDVSGIDTDGWGSRKIATALNKTWCIERAGKSCKISEDEVSRLVNDADKYEVKLDKDACLKVSRQMLQVYDFRAHVKKLLKGCVLRAKEAYEAE, from the exons ATGAGACCAGATCCACACAGTATAATCACTAggcttgatgaagtggaacttacAGACGTGTCTACTGAAACTAGTGAGGCTAGTTCATCTGTTTGGCACCGCAGAACACTCACGGCAGATGATCTCCTGCAAATGCTACTTGATGAAAATGCTGAGCCGAAGGCCTTGCCATTATATCTATTAGAAGAAATCACAAATTATTTCTCGGATGATCAGGAAATTGGCAGAGGAAGCATTGCAGTTGTTTATAAG GGAATGCTTGGGAATGTGACAGTCGCTGTGAAGAAACTGTCCGGGTATCTTAGTGAGAGGTCATTCCACCAGGAGGTTGAATGTTTGATGAAGGCAAAGCACAAAAACATAATACGATTTCTAGGGTATTGTTCGGACACACGGGGAGAAATGCTATCCTACAAGGGAAAGTTGGTCATGGCAGATGTACAACAAAGGTTGCTCTGCTTTGAGCTTCTACCAAGAGGAAGTCTTTCTGACTATATCATCT ATGCTTCTGGTGGATTTGAATGGAGAACGCGCTATAAGATAATTGAAGGAATTTGTCAGGGTTTAAATTATCTTCACCAGAATCGTATTCTTCATTTGGACCTAAACCCTGAAAACATACTTATGGATGATAATATGGTTCCCAAAATTGGTGACTTTTGTCTTCTAACGTGTTTTAGTCAACAACAAACCCATGCTACAAGACTAGCCGGAAGAAT GGGATATATGCCACCAGAATACTTCAATGGAACCCTCACGTTCCAAACAGACATATACAGTCTTGGTGTTATAATCATGGAGATGCTAACAGGGAAGAAGGGATATTGTGATGTTGAATAT ATACTCGAAAGTTGGAGTAACAGAATCGACATGTCACTGGAACTGGAACAAGTACGAGTATGTGCTAAGATAGGGATAGAGTGCACTGACTTCAACCCAGTGAGGAGACCAACTATACATCATATAATTGATAGGCTTGTCGAA TGTGACCCTTTTGAGAATGAGAAGTCTGGAGAGTTGCATCATGCAGCTGCTCTCATTAAGGATGTATCCGGCATCGACACCGATGGTTGGGGCTCACGGAAGATTGCAACAGCTCTGAATAAGACATGGTGCATTGAAAGAGCTGGCAAATCCTGCAAG ATTTCAGAAGACGAAGTATCAAGGTTGGTCAATGATGCAGATAAATATGAAGTTAAGCTGGATAAGGATGCTTGTTTGAAAGTCTCTAGACAAATGCTGCAAGTTTATGATTTTAGGGCTCATGTAAAAAAATTATTGAAAGGATGTGTTTTGCGGGCTAAGGAAGCATATGAAGCTGAATAA